One genomic segment of Paenibacillus xylanexedens includes these proteins:
- a CDS encoding KH domain-containing protein, translated as MEELVSIIAKALVDHPEDVTVRTVEKDRLVVYELTVHPDDVGKVIGKQGRIAKSLRTVVTSAAVKMDKRVTVDIIS; from the coding sequence ATGGAAGAATTAGTAAGCATAATTGCTAAGGCTTTAGTCGATCATCCGGAAGATGTGACGGTTCGGACGGTTGAGAAAGACCGGCTTGTCGTTTATGAGTTAACTGTTCATCCTGACGATGTCGGGAAGGTAATTGGTAAACAGGGACGAATCGCGAAATCACTTCGTACGGTCGTCACATCAGCAGCAGTTAAGATGGATAAACGGGTTACCGTTGATATCATATCTTAA
- the rpsP gene encoding 30S ribosomal protein S16 produces the protein MAVRIRLKRMGAHKAPFYRVVVSDSRSPRDGRFIEEIGYYNPVEQPAVVKIDEDKALAWLQNGAQASDTVRNLLSKAGVMKKFHESKLSK, from the coding sequence ATGGCAGTTCGTATTCGTCTGAAACGTATGGGTGCTCACAAAGCTCCTTTCTACCGCGTAGTGGTATCGGATTCCCGTTCCCCACGTGACGGTCGTTTTATCGAGGAGATCGGTTACTACAACCCGGTTGAACAACCGGCTGTTGTTAAGATCGATGAAGATAAAGCATTGGCATGGCTTCAAAACGGTGCACAAGCATCTGACACTGTCCGCAACTTGCTTAGCAAAGCGGGCGTGATGAAGAAGTTCCACGAGTCTAAATTATCTAAATAA